One part of the Streptomyces ferrugineus genome encodes these proteins:
- a CDS encoding DUF6278 family protein — MKIPFLGHRPEKRGAPDPEGIAELLAECELLRSHASRAGIQLDDTAASLEALDQLIPRWRDDEEVLPWLGNDAGLYLGTVIVRTVPGAAWEIWPDGQPVVRLASGREFDVVTSGREWAASGVPELSQLYAEVAEE; from the coding sequence ATGAAGATCCCTTTTCTGGGCCACCGGCCCGAGAAGCGCGGGGCTCCCGACCCCGAGGGCATCGCCGAACTCCTGGCCGAGTGCGAACTCCTGCGCTCCCACGCGTCCAGAGCCGGGATCCAACTCGACGACACCGCCGCCTCGTTGGAGGCCCTCGATCAGCTGATTCCGCGCTGGCGGGACGACGAGGAGGTGCTGCCGTGGCTGGGCAACGACGCCGGGCTGTACCTCGGCACCGTCATCGTGCGCACCGTGCCCGGGGCCGCCTGGGAGATCTGGCCGGACGGCCAGCCGGTCGTCCGGCTCGCGTCCGGCCGGGAGTTCGACGTCGTGACATCGGGGCGGGAGTGGGCCGCGAGCGGGGTGCCCGAGCTGTCGCAGCTGTACGCGGAGGTCGCGGAGGAGTGA